The Capra hircus breed San Clemente chromosome 25, ASM170441v1, whole genome shotgun sequence nucleotide sequence TCAGGCGCAGGAAGCAGGCCTGGTGCTCCGAGGGCCGGTAACAGACGCAGCcctgggcaggcaggcaggtgagGCAGGGCCACCTgaacccccgcccccccgcccctgcACCCTGCCCTGCCAGTCCACTCACTCTCTGCCCGTCGAATAGCACTGCCCAGCTGCGGTTGCTCTGGGCTGGAGTCACCCAGATGGTTGCCACATTCTGAGCCACATCCACCTGCTCGGTTTGGTTGGACCGGGGCATGCCTGGGCTCGGGAGGCTCAGGCGGAGCGTGTGCAGAGGGGCCTGAGTGGGAGGCGGGAGGTCGCTGGCCAGGCTGGGTTTGCCTCAACACACCCCCAGCCCAGCTGCAGGGCTCTGACCCACCACTCCTCTGGGTTTCTGATGTCTGCTCCCTGCCCTGGCCCCACTGGAGGGCTGGTCTCCTCCTCCCGACTGTCAGCCTTTGCCTGGGTCCTGAGAAGAGCCTCACCTGAGGAGGGCTGTGGCTGAAACCAAGGAGCCCTCCAACCACAGCAGCGGCGGTGGCCAGcgccagcagcaggagcagcagcagcaggccaggaGCTCTCCAGCGCCCGTGGCAGGGCTTGATCTCCACCTGGAGGCACATAGGAGTCAGTAGGGCCCAGAGTGGAGGCCAGGCAGTGGGGCTGCTTCAGGGGAGGTAGAGGCTGAGGAAGTTCAGGAGACAGATGCTCTTCCTGCCCTGCCAGGCAGCCCTGGGCCTCTGTCCCCAAGAGGGTGTGAGTGGGGGAAGCGCTCACCCTTGCAGGTGTGGGGTGCTGGGCCCAGTGGCTCCCCTGCCCCATGCTGCAGCCAGGGGACAATGCGAGATTGTCTGCTGCTCCCAAGTCGGCTGGGAAACCTCAGGACACCTCTGATGAGCCAGTCCTTCTGGCCCCCTCCCCGTCTGACCCCCCTGCTTCCTCCCCAGCCCAGCTACCTGATATCCCGGTCAGAGACGCCTGGAGGGGCTGCTCATCGCTGCCTGGCTCTCCTGATGCCTGGTCTGCGCAGACCAGAGCGCACATGGGCCTGGCAGCGCAAGAGCCGTTGTGGAAGTGGAGACCCAGTGGCTGGCGCAGAGGGCAGCCCAGGTTGCCCAGGACTTTATAATACAAAGTCTGGCTGGGGGCTGATTTCATTTTCCTGTAGATGCCTGTTCCCAGTCTCTCAGGTTACCTCTACACTCTGGGCACGGGGCCTGGCATACAGCGGGCCATCAGCAAGCGGCTGTTTCATAGGACTCTGCCacttccctttcctcccatgcaCCCCAGCTGCTTCCCAGCCCCCACCAATGCAAGGCAGCCCGCAGGTGCCTGCCCTCTAGGAGGTTCCACTGCTGGAGGGGCAGCCTCCTGGATTGCCTGCATAGTGCAGGATGGTGAGGCCACGCTCGTGCCCACAGACCCCTGCCTGGCCCAGCATGGCTGTCCCTAACTGACCGGTGCCATGTGTTTCCAGCCGCTTTGGGCTATGGATCCCAAAACCCAGTAGCTCCCAGCCCTGGCAGGTTTCAGGCAGTGTGTGTCCTTCACCAGCTTCACCCCATGATCTCTTCCTTCTCTGGTTATTTTTTGTGTGCCTTGTTTTTCCTCATTCTTCATAACCCGCCTCTCTGTAGTGGGCCTCAAACAGGGCGGAGTTTCTGTGCTCAGAGTCCCAAATTGAATTGGAGTCCCAGAATGGCCTTGTCCTGAGGGTACCCCCTCCCGCTCCCTGGCCATCCGGCTATGGCGAGACAGCTGCACCCTCCACGCAGAGGCTGCTGTCCAGGCGAGAGCAAGGAACACCAGAGTCAGCTGCAGTCGAGAGTTTAATACACCTTTGGGTTCACACAGTGCAACAGGGGTGGGGGGATAGGATGCACAGGCTCCTGAGCCGCTGCCCAGGCAAGAGGGAGGTGTCACCAGCTGCCGCACGCTCCTGGTGTGGGTGACAACGCCCTGACAGGCCTGCTCAACATCCAGACCCACCTTGAGCCGACCTCGCAGAGCCAACGTCAGCACCACCAAGCTCACAGGCGCCGCTGCCCTCACGTCGCCCCCGGCAGAGTCTGAACCCCAGACGCTGAGGCCTGGGAGGAGCCAAGGCTCAGGACACGCTTTATTGCTCTGAGAACTCTTAAGAGGGTGGGTGAAGGAGCAAGGTGATCTTGAGGCTAGGAGAGAACCATGGGCTCTGAGCAGAAGCTGCTTGGTGTGTGGCGAGGCACCAGGAAGTAGTCGGCCAAAAGGAACAGCTTCCCAGGCACTCCCCTACAAGTGCAGCCAGCGGCCCATCCTCAAAGGTCAGCAACTCAGGGAGCAGGCAGAAAAGGCCACGGCCCTCTGCCAAGAACCCTTGGCTAGTCAGTGGACCCAGCCAGTTCTCCCACTGGCAAATGACAAGGTGCCTCAGGGTCAAAACACATGGCCTCAGGGACCCCTGGCATATGACACCTATCCCAACCAAGTGTCTGGGAAGACAGGAAGAGATTCAATTCCTGTTTTGGGGGACACCTCTTTCCTCCCCTACCCAGAGGGAGCCTTGGGTGATAAGCATTCTTTGGCCAGCACATGCCTTTGGCCCAACTGCTGGCTATCGGGCCCGCAGATTTCTTCAGTGGGATTTTCCCTATAAGACAGAGCACAGCTATTAATCATACGCTTACGCTTCAAGTCCACCACCTGACAAAATTGTTAGAAAGctataaaacaaaaacttttggTACCAATGCTGCTCTGAGCTCCCTGAACGGCAGCCCTGAGTTCAACGACGGCATTCATGCCTTCCTGGCTGCTCGCCAAGCAACAGGCTGTCCAGACCACCTGGGTTTACATGCAAGTTTGGAAAGGACCAGGCTCAGCCGGGCTGAGTTTACAGAAATGCACGACTGCATGAGGGTGGCAGCCCTCGTCTCTAAAAAGGAACAGACACTCAGTTGTGACATCGGAGTGGTTTTGAAGGAAGTGTGGGGTGGTGAGGGCAGCACcccagaccccatggacagggaagctccACCCGAGAGCAGCCCCTTCCTTCGCTTCCACCCTGCAGGTGAAGACCTGAGGCGGCAGCAGGTTCCTCTGAGGACCACACCGATGGGGCTTCGTTTGCACAAGTTGCTCACAACAGTGGAAATGATCAGTCCCTCCTCCCCACTGATTCCTGAAACTTTCAATAAATACATGACACCCCTAGACCCACCTCAGTCTCACCAGTAGGCCCTGAGGTTACCTGAATCCTGGACACACACTGAACCCAACAGCAAGGCCCACTGGCACCTAAGGCCCAGGATCCCCACAATGCCCTCAAAGCTTAaaagtgcattttaaaatgtaagtatcTGTAAACAAAGTCGCCCCCAAACATTTACTTACAAGGTTAACAACTAGCGCCGCTGCTTAACTCCAAGTAAGCAAACTTGAAGCCACCTAGCTGAGCGATGCTGAAGCCCCACCTATTAATTTGGGTAAgtgattttcaattttctttttattctggaGATTAAAGACACTAAATCTTTAACCTTGAAGGGCAGGCAAAAGGTCGGCTATGCTGTCAACATAGAAGTCAGGGACCATTTTCTTCTTAGCCATGCAGTCACTTTCCTGATTACTTTTCACGTCTCGCAGACTGGAGACGCCCGTGAGGGTGAGGATGGTCTTCAGACCACAGGTCACGCCCAGGAGGATGTCTGTGTCCAGGCGGTCGCCCACCATGACGGTGCGCTCTGGGTGGATGCCGTACTCCTGGGACACGCAGTCGAAGATGAAGCGGCTGGGCTTCCCTATGATGTCGGCTTGGCGCTGGGCGGCCATCTCCACGGCTCGGACCAGACAGCCGGTACCTgcgggggtggagagggaggggacGCGTGCCGGGGGTCAGAGGCCGGGAGGGGCTCGCTGCCCGCCCTCCAGCCTCCCTCCACCCGGGGCGCACGGACCCGCGATGAAGCGGCCGTTCTCCAGGGGGAGTCGGTTGTCCATGTTGGTGCCCACAAGCAGGCAGTCGGGCTGTTGCAGGTAGCGCACGGCCTTGGTGAGCTTCATGTAGCTGAAGTGCGGATCGAAGCCCACCACGACGGCGCGCACATCGGGCTCCAGGGGCGCGTCCAGCCAGTCGCCGGGGCCGTCGCCCCGCAGCGGCTCGGGGCCCACGCCCACGCAGGAGACGCCCACGGCCTCCAGCTCGGCGGCCAGGGCCACGCTGCCCAGCACGTAGGCCTTGGGGGCCGGCGGGCCGGCCAGGCGCTGGCGCAGGTAGAGCGCGGTGCAGTAGGCCGTGCCGAAGACCTCGCGGCCAGCGTCGGGCCCCGCCGGGCCGCCGAAGCCCAGGCACCGCAGCTTTTCAGCGTAGGCCTCGCGGgtcttgctgctgttgttggtgATGAAGCCGAGGCGCTTGCCGCGGGCCCGCAGCGCCGTCAGGGTCTCGGGCGCGCCGGGCACCGCCGTCTCGCCGCGCCACAGCACGCCGTCGCAGTCGAACAGCAGCGTGTCCACGTCGGCCAGCAGCGCCTGGGCCCGCTCGGCGTTCAGCCGCACGCAGCGGCCGTCGTCGCCGCCGGCCTCCGCCTCCGCCTCCGCCATGGCCGCCCGCCGCCCCCACCGGCCGCCGACGCCGCcgacgccgccgccgccgccgccaccggcCGCCCGCTCTTCCTCGCAGCCGCCTGCTGccgggcccgccccgcccccggcgcgcTCATAGGCCCCGCGCCTCGCGCGTGCGGCCCATTGGGCCCCGCCTGCGCCAATCCGCCCCCGCTTCCCGCGGGCTGCGGGAGCGCCGGACCAACCGTCACGGTCCGCCGCGGGCAGGCGGGTGGCCATTGGCTGGAGCGCCCTAGGCGCTGCGATGATTGGCTGGCTGGGAGCCAACCGGCATTCTGCGTGGAGCACTCACTGCGGAAATTCGGCCGAGGAACCGGAGCGCCGGCGCAGGACGTAAGGCTGCTGTTCATTGGCTGCTGCGGGACAGCTCGTCCATTGGAGGCGCTTGGTCAGCCTAGGTGACGGAGGCCCTGAATCGAGTGACCCCCGCGCCGGGCCGGCTGTGAATGGCTGGCTTGTCTCCGATCTTGCAGGCTGCGCGCTCCGCAGGATTGCGGCGGGAGGGGTCCGCTCTCCGCTTTGGGCCGCAGTCACGTCCGCACCTTTGCTGGGTCGGCGCTGGGAGGTTCCCTGCGCCGTGGACGCAGTGTCTGCGCATTGGCCGAttatggcctttcctgagaggcAGGCCCAGGCTCCTTCCTAACAGACCTTGCGTTCTGGAAAGGCGTTTCCAGGCCTTTGCAAAACCGCTTTCCCTGTGCTTGGTGGTCATGTGGACGAATCATTTACAGGGCAGTGGGATCAGGGTCTAAGAGAAGGACATTAGTGCCTAGAATACAGCACTCAGTAACTGGTCGCTCTCATCATTACTACGTATTACTAACTTTTATGGAGGCATAAAACATacagatcaatcctgaatattcattggaaggactgttgctgaagctgatgctccaaaagtttggccacctgatgagaagagctgattcattggaaaagactctggtgctgggaaaaattgagggcaggacgagaagggggcgacaaaagatgagatggttaggtggtatcaccgattcaatggatgtgaatttgagcaaactctgggacatagtgaaggacagggaaacctggcgtgctgcagtccatggggttgcagagtcggacacacacaaaacataaagTGCATAAATCTTAAGTGTGCAGCCTCATAGGAttttaaagagttggatacaactgggcaactgaacaggcCTGTGTAAACAGCCGAGATCAAgttatagaatatttccatcactccAGAAAGTTTTCTCAAGTCGCTAGGTGTCCCTAGAGGTTACCCCTCCAGTTGCTTTTCTGACTTCTGTCACCAAAGAGTGAGTCACAGCGTCCTTTGCCTGTCCTGGACTATTTTGCAGGAGCTTGCCCTGTGTACTCCTggttattcctttttatggatcaACATAGTATCAATGAAATCCATTCttctcagtgttttttttttgttttttgtttttttttaaattgccacATGGGTCATTGTAAGAATTTACTCCCCTGTTACTCacttgatgggcatttgggtggcTTCCAGTTTGGGGCCATTGTAAGTAATGCCCCTATGAAGGTTCTTCCTACATGTTCATTTCCAGACACAGGccctcatttctcttgggtagacacttagaagtggaattgccaGTTCATACAGTCGGTGTAGTTTTCTCATTACTTTCACGAGGGCCAGGGAGCAGACTAGCAGGTCCCAGCTTCCCAAGCACTTACCCTGTGCCAGGCAATCCAGACCTCCATCTCCTAGTGTGTCAAATCTCTGCTCCTCTCTTGGGTCCCTAATCTCCATAAAGTCCACTCTGGGGCCCGCCTCACCCCCAAACCCATGAGGTAAAGCCAGTAACCTCAGTACCCTTAAGGCCCTGCTTGTTCCCCTATGGCTTGTTGTTTGGTCTTGGCTGGTCTGGGAACCGCTGGAGGACAGGGACCATGGGCCGTAAGGGCATGGTATACAGTGTTCCTGCCTGGTGTACCTACTAGCTAGGAGTAGCTAGTACCCACTAGCACCTTCATTCTGTGTCTTCCCATTCAGTTTCATTGGTGGATCTAGCCATGGGAAGAATTGATTTGACAGGAGGTCACAAATCCCGCTTTGCCACCCAGAGGCAGTGTGTGTGGCTCACTGGCAGGAGTGGGAGACACCGCTCGGTCTCGCCAGGGCTGGCTGGCGCAGTACTTGCTGGCTGCCTTGGTTTACTGGCAGTCAGTAAGTATCTAGGCACTGAGCGCTGCACTACCTTGTCAGAATCACAGGACAACTCCCAGAGGCGGGGATGATTAATGTCcccatttatagatgaggaacgTGAGCCACAGACAGTCACCAACTGGACAGTGCAAAGTTGGGATTAAACTCAGTTGACCCCAAAGCTGAGCTCTGC carries:
- the BRICD5 gene encoding BRICHOS domain-containing protein 5, giving the protein MCLQVEIKPCHGRWRAPGLLLLLLLLALATAAAVVGGLLGFSHSPPQAPLHTLRLSLPSPGMPRSNQTEQVDVAQNVATIWVTPAQSNRSWAVLFDGQRGCVCYRPSEHQACFLRLMEPRDRETLQLLVNTSQLQATQSPSQDTHYAQELLAVLGSQEVDPAQVGAPVQHLCAKTPIYWARRAEGPQRQRLIYLCIDICLPSNICVSVCFYYLPD
- the PGP gene encoding glycerol-3-phosphate phosphatase, which codes for MAEAEAEAGGDDGRCVRLNAERAQALLADVDTLLFDCDGVLWRGETAVPGAPETLTALRARGKRLGFITNNSSKTREAYAEKLRCLGFGGPAGPDAGREVFGTAYCTALYLRQRLAGPPAPKAYVLGSVALAAELEAVGVSCVGVGPEPLRGDGPGDWLDAPLEPDVRAVVVGFDPHFSYMKLTKAVRYLQQPDCLLVGTNMDNRLPLENGRFIAGTGCLVRAVEMAAQRQADIIGKPSRFIFDCVSQEYGIHPERTVMVGDRLDTDILLGVTCGLKTILTLTGVSSLRDVKSNQESDCMAKKKMVPDFYVDSIADLLPALQG